From the Alicyclobacillus vulcanalis genome, the window GTTCCCGCCTTGTCCCCTGCCACCACATGGCCTGGCAAGGCGCTTGTGTCGGTGCTCATGGTGTGGATCGCCCTTCCACACCGCAACGCGGTCGATCTCGCCCGCCTGGTCGGCATCTACTACCTCGTCTCGTTTGTCGTCGCAGGGGCGAGTGTGGCGGCCCGGTTCGCCCTGCCGGGTACGACACTCAATCATGCGCTGTGGAGCAACCGAGGCGTGGCGTTCGCGACGTCGGGCGAGACGCTCGGGCTGATGGTCGGGTTGCCGCTCGCCTTGGAGGGGCTGAAGCGCCTTGCAGCCAGGCTGCGCAAGGATGCGCGCATCGACGCTTCACTGGTGGACCTGGAAGTGGAGTTCGATGAACACGTGGTTCGCTGCCGCGCGCTGGTCGACACAGGCAACGCGCTCTCCGACCCGGTGTCCAAACGCCCGGTATCGCTGATGGACGCCGAAGTCATCATGCCCGCCTTTCCCGACGCGGTCCGGGAGCGGGTCGCTCGCGGTCAGGACGTGCTCGACGCTCTGACCGAAGCGCTGCCAGGCACTCGATTTGCCATCGTCCCCTTCCAAGGGGCTTCTGGCCGCGGACTGACCGTGGCGCTTCGACCTAAGGCGGTGTACCTGGTGCAGGCGGATGGCTCGCGCATCCGAGGCGCGGACAGCCTGTTTGCAGTGTTTCCCGGTGTGCTCAGCGCGGATGGAACGTTTCAAGCCATCTTGCACCCAGAAGTCATGAATGGAGTGGATGACGATGTACGCGTTCCAGCTTTTCGAGACCAAGCGCCGCCTCGCGCTCCTTCGGCTTCGCCTCCTTTACATCCGCCTGCGGATTCGCCTCCTGGGCCAGCCGGATGAGGTCTATTACGTCGGCGGCAGCGAGGCCCTGCCTCCGCCGCTCACCAAGGAGGAGGAGCAATATCTTCTTGAGCGGCTTCCCTCGGGCGATCCGTCCGTCCGGTCGATGCTCATCGAGCGGAACCTGCGCCTCGTCGTCTACATCGCTCGCAAGTTCGAGAACACGGGCGTGAACATTGAGGATCTCGTCTCCATCGGGACCATCGGCCTCATCAAGGCGGTCAACACGTTCGATCCGTCCAAGAAGATTAAGCTCGCGACCTACGCGTCCCGGTGCATCGAGAATGAAATCCTGATGTACCTGCGCCGCAACAACAAGCTGCGCGCCGAAGTGTCGCTGGACGAGCCGCTGAACGTGGACTGGGACGGGAACGAGCTCCTTTTGTCGGACGTCCTGGGCACCGACTCGGATACCATTTACAGGAATCTCGAGGACGAGGTGGACCGAGAACTGCTTTACGACGCCCTCGACAAGCTGAGCGAGCGGGAACGAACCATCATGGAGCTTCGGTTTGGCCTTGGCACAGGGCAAGAAATGACGCAAAAGGACGTGGCTGATCTGCTCGGCATTTCTCAATCCTACATATCGCGTCTGGAGAAGCGCATCCTCAAGCGGCTGCAGCGGGAATTCAACAAAATGATGTGAAGCGGATCCTCGAGGCCATCCCCGCACTCGACAGACTCGACCCCGCACCTCGGGCGGCGCATCGGTGCGCCGCCTTGTCGCGCCTTCGTCCCTGCATAACCTGTCCAAGTCAGGACATACTTAAGACGAATTTTGGGATATATGTACACACGTGTATGACGAGCAGACTTGGGGGGACTTCTTTGAAGCGCAACAAGGTGGAGATCTGCGGCGTCAACACTTCTCAGCTTCCCGTTCTGACCAATGCTCAGATGCGCGAGCTGTTCGAACAACTTCGCGCGGGGGACACCTCGGCGCGCGAAAAGCTGGTCAACGGCAACTTGCGCTTGGTCTTATCCGTGATTCAGCGATTCAACAACCGCGGGGAATACGTGGACGACTTGTTTCAGGTCGGCTGTATTGGCTTGATGAAGGCCATCGACAACTTTGACCTCAGCCAGAACGTGCGCTTTTCCACCTATGCGGTCCCGATGATTGTCGGGGAAATCCGCAGGTATTTGCGGGACAACAATCCCATTCGCGTCAGCCGTTCCCTCCGCGACATTGCGTACAAAGCGCTCCAGGTTCGCGACATGCTCGCGTCCAAGCATCTTCGCGAACCATCCATCGTCGAGATCGCCAACGAGATGAACCTGCCGAAAGAAGAAGTGGTCTTCGCGCTGGACGCGATTCAGGATCCCGTCTCGATGTTTGAGCCCATCTATCACGACGGCGGCGACCCGATTTACGTCATGGATCAAATTCACGATGATCGCGAAAAGGACTCGGCGTGGGTCGAGGGCATCGCGCTGCGGGAGGCGATGCGAAAGCTGTCGGATCGGGAGAAAAAGATCCTGGCAAAGCGCTTTTACGAGGGAAAGACGCAAATGGAGGTGGCGGACGAGATCGGCATCTCCCAAGCCCAGGTCTCGCGCTTGGAAAAGGCCGCGATCCACCGCATGTACAAACACATCCAGTCGTAATCGCCGTGCCATCGGTCATAGGATGACATAGGACCGATGGGAGGCGGATAGGCGTGGTGCGCATTTCTGAGCTTCAGTCGAAGGACGTGGTGAACGTCGAAGACGGCAAGCGGCTCGGCACCATCGGCGATTTGGAGATCGATCTCGACAGCGGACTCATTCGCGCGATTGTCATTCCGGGCCAGACCAAGTTCTTTGGCATGGTGGGCGGATCGCAGGATTACATCATACCGTGGAGTCAAATTGTGAAGATCGGCGCGGACGTCATCCTCGTGGACCTGCGTCCGCCCGGGGAACCTGGATACTACCTCCCTCCGCAGTCCGGCAAACGAGGCACGGGCGGGTACTGATGGGTGACGCCACTCGTCGGCCGCGTGGTATGATAGAGAGCGGAGGGATGCGCTTGCTGACGGACGTCGTTGGACAACATGGCGGCCTGGGGATTCGCCCGCCGTTTGCGGGCCCGGGTGTGCGCGCCATGTTTTTCTTTCGCCATCTGGATACTTGGCCCGCCGCGGACGCAGACGTCTCCGCGCGCCTCTTGGGAGTGGAGGCGGCCAGGGAAAACCGGGCGCGCCTGTTGGAGCGGGCGGGTATGGGGGCTTGTGCCGTCTGCACCGTGCGCCAAGTGCATGGCGACCGCGTGATCCGCGTGGATGCGCCGGAGGAGTCTGCGGTCGAGGCCGACGGCATGGTGACCGATGTCCCTGGCCTCGCGCTCGGCATCCTGGTGGCGGACTGCGCGCCGGTTCTGCTGTACGATCCCGTCCGACGCGCGGTGGGCGCGTGCCACTCCGGGTGGCGGGGGACCGTGGACGAGATTGTCGCCCGCACCGTGGAGCGGATGCGCGACGCGTACGGCACGGATCCGGGCGATCTTCACGTCGCGATCGGCCCGTGCATTCGCCGCTGCTGTTATGAGGTGGACCACGCCGTGGCTGAACGCGTGCAGGGGACGCCGCTCGCGCCCGCCCTGTTGCCTCGGTTCGGGCGGCCTGGAAAATATATGTTTAGCCTGCCGCATGCGATCCGCCTGAGCGCGATGAACGCCGGCGTCCGGCCGGATCGCATCCACGACGCGGGCATCTGCACGTCTTGCCGCAACCGGCATCTGTTTTCGCACCGGCGCGAGGGAGAGCGGGCTGGGCGGCAGATGGCCGTGATCGCGCTTGAGACGGGGGAATGAGCGGTGGACTACGGATTCGTGCAGGAGAGGGCGCGGGAGATTCGCGCGCGGGTGGAGGCGGCCTGTCGCCGCGTGGGGCGCGATCCGGCGGGCGTGCGCATCGTAGCTGTGACGAAGACCGCGTCTCCTGACGTGCTGCCGGCGCTACACGCTGCGGGGATTCGCGATGTGGGCGAGAACCGCTGGCAAATCGCGCGGGACAAGCTTCAGCACGAGGCGGCGGCTTTGTTCGAGTGGCACTTCATTGGCACGCTGCAGACCAACAAAGTCAAGTACGTCGTGCCGCGCTTCGGATGGGTTCACTCGCTGGACCGCGCAGAACTGGCTCGTGCGCTGTCCCAAGAGGCGGTGAGGCGTGGCGTCACCGTTCAAGTGCTCATCCAGGTGAATGTGAGCGGGGAAACCCAGAAGCACGGTGTGGCGCCTGAAGAAGCGGAGGCGCTTCTGCGGCTTGCTCGCGAGCTTCCAGGGCTTTCGGTTCGCGGGCTGATGACCATGGCGCCTGCCGTCGATGACCCCGAGGCCGCGCGACCCGTCTTTGCAGCGCTGCGCGAGCTGCGGGACGAACTCCAATCTCGCCTGTCCCTCGAAGGGCTGAGCGATCTTTCCATGGGCATGTCGGACGACTTTGAGGTGGCCGTGGAAGAGGGTGCCACCCTGGTGCGCATCGGGCGCAAACTCGTCAATCCGTGAGGGGGCGAACGTGTGGACGGTTTGGCCGACGCCGTGCAATGGATGTTTGCCATCTATTTCATCGTGCTCATGACGGGCGCCGTCATCCAGATGCTGCCTAACGTAGAGCAGCACGCGGTGAGCCGGTTCATTTCGGCGTGCTGCGAGCCTTACCTCTGGGTGTTTCGACGCCACCTCCCGCGGCTGCGCCTGGGGCGGACGGCCGTCGATGTGTCGTGGCTCGCCGCCGTCGTGGTATTCCTCATCGTCGAGGCCGGCGTGGATACGACACTCACGCAGTTGACAGCCAGCTGAGGGGGGCGCTTGGATGGCGGATGGCAGTTGGGTGCGCGCGTCCGAGCAGCCGTTTGTCCGCCGCGCCTCGGACTGGGTGCGGCAGGTCGAGGCGACGTACGCGCCGTATTTGACCGATTTTCTCACACCGCGCGAGCGTTACCTTGCCGAAAGCGTGGCGCGAGCGGCAGGCCTTCATGTCGAGGCGCACGGCGGGTTCCCCGAGGCC encodes:
- a CDS encoding sigma-E processing peptidase SpoIIGA → MQALPVVYIDIVWMVNFIMDFALLWTTGWLMKRRPRWKRLLMGALLGATYALALFVPALSPATTWPGKALVSVLMVWIALPHRNAVDLARLVGIYYLVSFVVAGASVAARFALPGTTLNHALWSNRGVAFATSGETLGLMVGLPLALEGLKRLAARLRKDARIDASLVDLEVEFDEHVVRCRALVDTGNALSDPVSKRPVSLMDAEVIMPAFPDAVRERVARGQDVLDALTEALPGTRFAIVPFQGASGRGLTVALRPKAVYLVQADGSRIRGADSLFAVFPGVLSADGTFQAILHPEVMNGVDDDVRVPAFRDQAPPRAPSASPPLHPPADSPPGPAG
- the sigE gene encoding RNA polymerase sporulation sigma factor SigE — translated: MYAFQLFETKRRLALLRLRLLYIRLRIRLLGQPDEVYYVGGSEALPPPLTKEEEQYLLERLPSGDPSVRSMLIERNLRLVVYIARKFENTGVNIEDLVSIGTIGLIKAVNTFDPSKKIKLATYASRCIENEILMYLRRNNKLRAEVSLDEPLNVDWDGNELLLSDVLGTDSDTIYRNLEDEVDRELLYDALDKLSERERTIMELRFGLGTGQEMTQKDVADLLGISQSYISRLEKRILKRLQREFNKMM
- the sigG gene encoding RNA polymerase sporulation sigma factor SigG; this translates as MKRNKVEICGVNTSQLPVLTNAQMRELFEQLRAGDTSAREKLVNGNLRLVLSVIQRFNNRGEYVDDLFQVGCIGLMKAIDNFDLSQNVRFSTYAVPMIVGEIRRYLRDNNPIRVSRSLRDIAYKALQVRDMLASKHLREPSIVEIANEMNLPKEEVVFALDAIQDPVSMFEPIYHDGGDPIYVMDQIHDDREKDSAWVEGIALREAMRKLSDREKKILAKRFYEGKTQMEVADEIGISQAQVSRLEKAAIHRMYKHIQS
- a CDS encoding YlmC/YmxH family sporulation protein, yielding MVRISELQSKDVVNVEDGKRLGTIGDLEIDLDSGLIRAIVIPGQTKFFGMVGGSQDYIIPWSQIVKIGADVILVDLRPPGEPGYYLPPQSGKRGTGGY
- the pgeF gene encoding peptidoglycan editing factor PgeF, giving the protein MRLLTDVVGQHGGLGIRPPFAGPGVRAMFFFRHLDTWPAADADVSARLLGVEAARENRARLLERAGMGACAVCTVRQVHGDRVIRVDAPEESAVEADGMVTDVPGLALGILVADCAPVLLYDPVRRAVGACHSGWRGTVDEIVARTVERMRDAYGTDPGDLHVAIGPCIRRCCYEVDHAVAERVQGTPLAPALLPRFGRPGKYMFSLPHAIRLSAMNAGVRPDRIHDAGICTSCRNRHLFSHRREGERAGRQMAVIALETGE
- a CDS encoding YggS family pyridoxal phosphate-dependent enzyme; translation: MDYGFVQERAREIRARVEAACRRVGRDPAGVRIVAVTKTASPDVLPALHAAGIRDVGENRWQIARDKLQHEAAALFEWHFIGTLQTNKVKYVVPRFGWVHSLDRAELARALSQEAVRRGVTVQVLIQVNVSGETQKHGVAPEEAEALLRLARELPGLSVRGLMTMAPAVDDPEAARPVFAALRELRDELQSRLSLEGLSDLSMGMSDDFEVAVEEGATLVRIGRKLVNP
- a CDS encoding YggT family protein, which produces MDGLADAVQWMFAIYFIVLMTGAVIQMLPNVEQHAVSRFISACCEPYLWVFRRHLPRLRLGRTAVDVSWLAAVVVFLIVEAGVDTTLTQLTAS